In Phragmites australis chromosome 17, lpPhrAust1.1, whole genome shotgun sequence, the following are encoded in one genomic region:
- the LOC133897876 gene encoding cinnamoyl-CoA reductase 1-like: protein MPALPGHGRTVCVTGAGGFIASWLVKGLLEKGYTVRGTVRNPVDPKNDHLRTLGGAADRFILLRADLLDPDSLVAAFSGCEGVFHAASPVTDDPEKMIEPAIRGTRYVITAAADTGVKRVVFTSSIGTVYMNPFRDPNKPVDDTCWSDLDYCRKTENWYCYAKTLAEQGAWEVARKRGVDLIVVNPVLVLGPLLQPTVNASTDHVMKYLTGSAKMYVNAAQAYVHVKDVAEAHVRVYEAPDAHGRYICAESTLHRGELCRILAKLFPEYPIPTKCKDEVNPPVKGYKFSNQRLKDLGMEFVPVLQCLYETVKSLQEKGMLPVLPPNDHDELIT, encoded by the exons ATGCCGGCCCTCCCCGGCCACGGCCGGACGGTCTGCGTCACTGGCGCCGGTGGGTTCATCGCGTCCTGGCTCGTAAAGGGCCTCCTGGAGAAGGGTTACACCGTGCGAGGCACGGTCAGGAACCCTG TTGATCCTAAGAACGACCACCTGCGGACGCTCGGCGGCGCCGCCGACcgcttcatcctcctccgagccgACCTGCTGGATCCCGACAGCCTTGTCGCGGCCTTCTCCGGCTGCGAGGGTGTCTTCCACGCCGCCTCTCCGGTCACCGATGACCCT GAGAAGATGATCGAGCCGGCCATCCGTGGGACGCGGTATGTGATCACAGCAGCTGCCGACACCGGCGTCAAGCGCGTCGTGTTCACGTCGTCCATCGGCACGGTGTACATGAACCCCTTCCGCGACCCCAACAAGCCCGTCGATGACACCTGCTGGAGCGACCTCGACTACTGCAGGAAGACCGAG AACTGGTACTGCTACGCGAAGACGCTGGCGGAGCAGGGCGCATGGGAGGTGGCGCGGAAGCGCGGCGTGGACCTGATCGTGGTGAACCCGGTCCTGGTGCTGGGTCCGCTCCTGCAGCCGACGGTGAACGCGAGCACGGATCACGTGATGAAGTACCTGACGGGGTCGGCCAAGATGTACGTGAACGCCGCGCAGGCGTACGTGCACGTCAAGGACGTCGCCGAGGCGCACGTCCGGGTTTACGAGGCGCCGGACGCGCACGGCCGGTACATCTGCGCCGAGAGCACCCTCCACCGCGGCGAGCTCTGCCGCATCCTAGCCAAGCTCTTCCCGGAGTACCCCATACCCACCAA GTGCAAGGACGAGGTGAACCCTCCGGTGAAAGGCTACAAGTTCTCGAACCAGAGGCTCAAGGATCTCGGGATGGAGTTCGTGCCGGTGCTGCAGTGCCTCTACGAGACGGTGAAGAGCCTCCAGGAGAAAGGGATGCTGCCCGTGCTCCCGCCAAATGACCACGACGAACTCATCACCTAA